CCGCCGCGGCGCGTGCTGGAGGTCCAGCAGAAGCTGCGCGATGAAATCGAGCGGCAGCCGTCCCACTTCCTGCTCCGGGAAGTCTCGCCCAAAGGAGTCGGCGTCTGGAAACGTGAGACATCGCGGGTGCGTGATGCGGCGAACGCCGTCGCCGGATTTCTCGGCGCCAGAGGTGAGGACCTGGTCTTCGTGGACAACACAACTTCGGGTGTCAACGCCGTTCTTCGAAGCTTCGATTTTCGCGAAGGGGATGAGGTCTTAGTTCCGGACGCCGCCTACGGCGCCATTCTCTACGCCGCGGAGTACGCGACGCGGGTTCGAGGCGCATGCGTTCGCATCGTGGAATTTCCAAAAATCGTTTTAAGTCCGGATGAGATCGTTCGGGTTGTCGACGAAGCGATCGGCCCGAAGACGCGCATCCTCATCATCGATCACGTGACCACCGGTACAGCGCTGATCCTGCCGATTGCGGAAATCGCCGCCCGCTGCCGGAAACGCGGTGTCGCGATTCTCGTCGATGCGGCGCATGCCCCGGGCGCGATTCCGGTCGATATCGCCGCTCTCGGCGTCGACTGGTACACGGGAAATCTTCATAAGTGGGGCTGGTCGCCGCGAAGCAGCGGCATCCTCTGGGTCAGCCCCGCCCGGCAGTCCTCGCTTCGACCGACGGTGATTTCGTGGGGACTCGACCAGGGCATGACGAGCGAATTCGACTGGCCGGGAACCCGCGATCCGACTCCGCATCTCGCGGCTCCCGCGGGAATCGCTTTCATGCGGGAACTCGGCGTGGAGCGCGTTCAACGCTACAACCACGACCTGGCATGGGCCGCGGGCCGGAGGCTGGCAGGACAACTCGGCACGCACCTTCTCGGACCGCAGGAAATGATCGGCACCATGATCACGCTGCCGCTTCCGCCGCGTTTCGGGTCGACGCCGGAAGAAGCCGCGGTTCTGCGCGACCGGCTGCTCTTCGAACACCACATCGAAGTGCATGCCGGCGCATTGAACCATCAGGTTTACATTCGCGTGTCGGCGCAGATCTATAACGAGATGGCGGATGTGGAGAGACTGGCGGGGGCTTTGGTTAGTTAAGTCCATTGCATCAATGCATCATTTGACGTTTCTTCATTTCTTCAATTGAAGAAATGAACCAACGTCAAATGATGCATTGATGCAATGGACTTAATGTCTTAACGGTATTCCCTGATCATCTTCAAATACTCCTGATCAGCGGTATGTCCCCCCGCGCGCAGTCCGCTCAAGGTGCGCCTCGCGAGGCGGCGCTGGCTGGAATCCTCCGGCTGTTTTGCCTGTTCGGATAATTTCTTCAGGCGTTGCCGAAGATCCGCGAGTGCCCCTG
The sequence above is drawn from the Terriglobia bacterium genome and encodes:
- a CDS encoding aminotransferase class V-fold PLP-dependent enzyme — protein: MTTAPFGHSMLDRWMLDPSITYLNHGTVGAPPRRVLEVQQKLRDEIERQPSHFLLREVSPKGVGVWKRETSRVRDAANAVAGFLGARGEDLVFVDNTTSGVNAVLRSFDFREGDEVLVPDAAYGAILYAAEYATRVRGACVRIVEFPKIVLSPDEIVRVVDEAIGPKTRILIIDHVTTGTALILPIAEIAARCRKRGVAILVDAAHAPGAIPVDIAALGVDWYTGNLHKWGWSPRSSGILWVSPARQSSLRPTVISWGLDQGMTSEFDWPGTRDPTPHLAAPAGIAFMRELGVERVQRYNHDLAWAAGRRLAGQLGTHLLGPQEMIGTMITLPLPPRFGSTPEEAAVLRDRLLFEHHIEVHAGALNHQVYIRVSAQIYNEMADVERLAGALVS